The Impatiens glandulifera chromosome 3, dImpGla2.1, whole genome shotgun sequence genome contains a region encoding:
- the LOC124930547 gene encoding Werner Syndrome-like exonuclease, which yields MAMESSIYDHGLPVLTHDLYTVNFYNDSILTCVTQTPSIVENWISKVESIHRRRLNRLIIGLDIEWRPTFGRRPYSPVATIQLCIGHHCLIFQLIHASYIPDSLVEFLDNPYYTFVGVGIKNDVKKLGNDYQLDIEPTIVDLARLAADRYDCDCDFLHAGLKKLASMVLDLDVEKPKRITLSRWDDLYLSDEQVQYACIDAFLSFEIGRVLNAFDF from the coding sequence ATGGCAATGGAATCCAGCATCTACGATCACGGATTACCTGTTCTTACTCACGATCTCTACACTGTTAACTTCTACAACGATTCGATCTTAACTTGCGTTACTCAAACTCCATCAATCGTCGAAAACTGGATCTCCAAAGTTGAATCCATTCATCGACGGCGTCTCAACCGTCTAATAATCGGTCTCGACATCGAATGGCGTCCAACGTTCGGTCGTCGTCCTTATTCACCTGTCGCAACTATTCAACTCTGTATCGGTCATCATTGTCTCATTTTCCAACTCATTCACGCTTCTTACATCCCTGATTCGCTAGTCGAGTTTTTGGATAACCCTTACTATACGTTCGTAGGGGTTGGGATTAAGAATGATGTGAAGAAACTTGGAAATGATTATCAGTTAGATATTGAACCGACGATTGTAGATCTAGCGAGATTGGCTGCGGATCGTTATGATTGTGATTGTGATTTTCTACATGCAGGGTTGAAGAAGCTGGCGAGTATGGTTTTAGATTTGGATGTTGAGAAGCCGAAGAGGATTACATTGAGTAGATGGGATGATTTGTATCTTTCTGATGAACAGGTTCAATATGCTTGTATTGATGCTTTTCTTTCCTTTGAAATTGGTAGGGTTTTGAATGCTTTTGACTTTTGA